One window from the genome of Hypomesus transpacificus isolate Combined female unplaced genomic scaffold, fHypTra1 scaffold_195, whole genome shotgun sequence encodes:
- the ntmt2 gene encoding N-terminal Xaa-Pro-Lys N-methyltransferase 2 has protein sequence MSSKPKMEFKGAHQAFTSRWRKTDDTMCMHSMSFHLLHSMRNEFFASYLYLLEQTPLVKLYAVTCEYIKGEKQFYYRAQKFYEDVPATEEGMMGDFVEISHVDLEGSRQFLSRFMGPDKAGTKCALDCGCGIGRVSKGVLLPLFETIEMADMTEEFLLHAHEEYLGDDADRVETYYCYNLQELCPPLKKYDVIWMQWVACHLTDKDLMKFLMRCKKSLRPNGVIIMKENMARKGSKLDPIDSSLTRHLDIMKNIIFKAGLEVLAVEKQDGFPDAIVPVWMVAMK, from the exons ATGAGCTCTAAGCCCAAGATGGAGTTCAAGGGCGCCCACCAGGCGTTCACGAGCCGCTGGAGGAAGACTGACGATACCATGTGCATGCACAGCATGTCCTTCCATCTGCTCCATTCCATGAGGAACGAGTTCTTCGCCAGCTACCTGTACCTGCTGGAGCAGACCCCCCTGG TCAAGCTCTACGCCGTCACCTGTGAGTATATCAAGGGTGAGAAGCAATTCTATTACCGGGCGCAGAAGTTCTACGAGGACGTCCCTGCTACGGAGGAGGGCATGATGGGGGATTTCGTGGAGATATCCCACGTGGATTTGGAAGGTTCCAGGCAATTTCTCAGCAGGTTTATG ggtCCTGACAAGGCTGGTACAAAGTGTGCCCTGGACTGTGGCTGTGGGATCGGACGCGTGTCCAAGGGAGTCCTTCTCCCGCTGTTCGAGACCATCGAGATGGCGGACATGACGGAGGAGTTCCTGCTGCACGCCCACGAAGAGTACCTGGGCGACGATGCGGACCGTGTGGAGACCTACTACTGCTACAACCTGCAGGAGCTCTGCCCGCCCCTCAAGAAATACGACGTCATCTGGATGCAGTGGGTCGCAT GTCACCTGACCGATAAGGACCTGATGAAGTTCCTGATGCGGTGCAAGAAGAGCCTCCGTCCAAACGGAGTCATCATCATGAAGGAAAACATGGCTCGCAAGGGATCCAAACTGGACCCCATCGACAGCAGCCTCACCCGACACCTGGACATCATGAAGAACATCATCTTCAAAGCAGGGTTGGAGGTCCTGGCGGTGGAGAAGCAGGACGGGTTTCCGGACGCCATCGTGCCCGTGTGGATGGTTGCCATGAAGTAG